The Arachis hypogaea cultivar Tifrunner chromosome 14, arahy.Tifrunner.gnm2.J5K5, whole genome shotgun sequence DNA window GCTTATATGGTATCTATACCTTAGAAGCCTTTCTGATACATCCATGGATTAGTATTACAACAAGCACCTTGATTAACTCTAGAGAAATAAGAGAGAAGAATAATAAGGGAAAAAGGGAGAATAAATAAAGATGTGTATAGTGTAACAACATTGGAGTTGGCAAAGTATTATATATGTGTGAAGAGATTCTTTATGCTCTCAATGATGTTTCAAATGTTACTTGCCCCATATGCCAATTATTTTTAACATACTGgaggagtttaattttaatgcactgattgtataaaacgttttacacagtgatataattatatttattttttggatgattatttatgaaattaatataaaaagtaattatttttattgatgtgatgATACGTAATTCGATGTAcgtataaaattatcttttattgatagtatattaaaattaaatttataaaaaagtatATGAATTTTTTCCCAAACTGCCCTCACATGAAAAATGGATCAACTTcacttagaataaaaaaaattgttaaaaaaagcaATCAAAATTTTTAGAATTGTAGAAGtcaccattttgttaataaaatttgagattaaaaaatgtataaacaaaagataatacgtatatataactaaattatgtgaaatatttaattatatttacaatacttaaaattaattggttaaaaaaatattacgtaTATACTAAAtatcagttattatatatttatatataaatatatatgatgttgtatatattttttaatatatattttatattttaacatattttttatattaatagttaatttattagttGATTTTTACTATACatgtaatataattattaattaaataacgaattgtctattttatatttttcgtctGTTTGTTCTgtccttgtaatttttttttagaaaaaagattGGCATTAAAACATCTCTTTCCAAAATTATGATTAACGATCTCAGCATTAGGTATAACTCCCAAACGAGACAAGAAAGATGATGAAAACTATTTGCATTAAGAAGTGAATAATGACTCCAAATTAAATATTCTTATCATATCATGGACGGCCAGGACGGGGGAAGGGATAATAAACTTTTGAATAATTGCTTTATGGACCAAATTTGAAGGGCATATTAGTAAATGAACAACCTTGATGGAATGTTTTGGTATTGATTCTTGATTGGTCGGTTTGCGGTGATGCCCTTTATTTTAATTGGAGATTTTAATTTGAGATAACGAAGATTAGTCCACAAGGACAAGCAACTCTACTTATTCTTGTTAATGGTGATTGGAATCAAGAACTCAAAAATTAATCAATGAACATTTTGAGAGTCATTTTGGGTTTTGGCAAAGCTTTGTTATTCCTTTGGATCTAAGGTTTCTTCTTTAGTCTTTGGTGCCATCACTCTCCACCACCCACGTGTGAGGACAGGCCTTTAAATCATTATTATTTTGTAAGAAATAGAAATCTTTATACAAAGATTTTGTTTCTCATTTAGAAAAAGCTAAGGTTGAAGACATATTATTAAGCTTAGtgtgtcaccaaaaaaaaatattaagcttAGTGTAAATTTAATGATAGTataataaaattgtgaatgttagggtaatgtaatattatttaataatttaaattttaagatgAATAATTTTATgccataatattagaatttttatatttttgtttgataattttttattttaattttatgatggttattattctttttaataattatttttattcatcttACCacttaaaatgatatttttctattttatttatatacttaaatttaattgtttataCAAAGTAATTTCTCTTTTACTATTTTTTGTCCCCTCAAATAGGCAAAACTTGAATTTGAGATAACATACTCAAGTAGTCCAAACTTTTTTCTCACATACTAATAGATGTTAACttttaaataagactttttaatgAATCTTCCACACtcacaaacaaattaaaaaaaaaaaactatatgtgGCCATTTATATTCAAAAGAGATGAATGTCTAAATTTGAGGTATGGGGTAACCTTCAATCTCATGAGTGGCTGATAAAGATGTAGATGATGAAATTTGTGACCAATTTGAGGTGAGAAGTGGTCTTCAATCTTATGTAAAAAAGACATGGCAAAAGAGACAAAAGTGAAAAGTCAATCAACATTCAACTTCAGATGAACAtaaacacttttatttatttatttatttatttgttgccTACAGTATCCTTCAGCCCGACAAATCAATGACACAGATCTAAGCTTCATTTAAAAGTCTATCGCTGGACAATGGGTTGTTGCATGTACAAGGCGAAATTCGAACTCCTGACACTTGTTTAAGTAGACGAATGAACTTATCACTTAATTAAGCaagttagtttaattattttatatttggataaccAACCCAAAAGGATCAAAGCCCACCAAAGAGTTAGTTTGCTTTGGTTCTAAGGATACCCTTTTTGAGTCCATTCAAGAAAACTTGGATTTCATATCATTGCATCACATTGTGGATATTGAACCAAAGAGCACTATACCATAGTGAATACTTCATGAAGTTAGAATGGGCTCAATTTAGAAAAGCAATTAAATCCTTGACCCATAAAATAAAATCAGCATAGCATGGAGCCCAATTTCTAATGAAAACTCAATTTCTAATGAAAACTGTCATGTGGAATATTTGACTAGTAGTAGTACCAACATACTTGGATTGTGGATTATAAAATAAttgtataataattattattattattattattattattattattattattattattatcattacctTGTCTTATGActtttgttctaattttttttacttctcaAAAAAAATGTTACGACTAGAAGACAATTGAGAAAATAAttcttcatttatttattttaaattacatACTTATACATTACAATTGATGGACAAAGATAAAAACATCCCTTTCTACAACTACCATTTTGGGTAGAGGCTTCCGTTATTTTATTAACTTGTCTTTAGTCAGGATGagtggttattttttaaaaaattgtctttAGTCATCGAGTTTCATTTTTTATTTGCtgaaatatatttatttagaaGTCGCTGCACGTTTAGATTTTAGACAAATGCTGAATATTTTAGTTGATGACAAGTATTTTAGTTTAGCTTTTAAGTTTGAGCAcgtaaatatttatatatttcatgctatacattatttttctattttatatatgTGTTCGTCATCTTAGTTCATATTGTTAATCCGatcctttttgtttttggttggagagattatttaatttttatttccacTAATTTAAACcaacatatataaaatatgtgCCTTAAAGATAATAACAATCACTCCAACTTATAAAATTAGTTTGATCCCACTATTATATCACATCACTATCAAACTATTGTAAGTAATAATGTAAAATCAAATTAAGAATCATTAACTTCAATTACATAATATAATACTAGTGCTCACATGCTTATTGgatcgttttttattttttatatagttaacaatttaccaaaaaaaaattacttgaaaaataaaaaatacaaaagagatCAAAATTTAAAGTAAATTATCATAATTTTCATTATATACAAGTATAGAACTATACAACTATATACAATGATAAAAAAACTCCTTTtaactctgtttttttttttaattgaaatgaattagggtttagggtttagggtttagggtttagggtttagtatgTATTTACCAACGCAAGTTAGCACAGATGGATGAGGGTTTGTATCCCTTAACCATCTCTCTCGGATTCGATACTCACTCGAGGATGGAAATGGAGCTTGCTTGCTTGGGAGGGTTGCCCACTTTGCCTCAGTACCCGAGGGATTAGTCATTGGGCTTCCGGCCTGATGGATACCCGTACCCTGgtgcaaaccaaaaaaaaaaaaaaacttagtatGTATCTATGTGACTCTTGTCTATTTTAAAGTGAAGAAGATTTGTGGTTGTAGGTAAACCCTTCCATTTGTTGTAACATATATCCAAACATAGAATAAGCAAAACACACACCTTTCTTTGTGTGTAGAAgccgtttttctttttcttttctttaaccttttttaattaatatacttATAAGCAAAGATGACAACTTTTaatattgattttcaaatttatatATTTGTACTTTGAAGCCACTTTAGTTGGTCTCTTTCAAAGTAGAGTCATGACTCTTAATTAAGTAGTATATATATATCATTGCCTTTTGAGTGGCTTcaaataagtaaaagaaaaaatgatCTAAAAACGTTTTTAGCGCTTAAGCAATACAATAGTccaaaatgatatatattattttatgaaaCAAGATTGATATGACAATTTTTAGATTTCAAATGAAATGAATGAAGCATTAGTTACTATGCCAAAAAGAGTTACAATTTTTTTAAGGCTTTCTTATGTTTTTTCatagcatttaaaaaaaaaaaaaagttaaattacaCGGTTGGTCTCTACACTTTTAGTAAAATTGTAAATTAGTtcctacactttaaaagtttgtaattaggtctctaaagagaattaaaatttataatttagttcCGGCCGTTTAAAAAGTGttgatttaacaaaatattttcaaaatatgttgagaatattctgttaaaatagagaatatgttgagaatattctgttaaatcaaacattttttgaacaacagaggctaaattataaattttaattctttttagagatctaattacaaacttttaaagtgtagagACTAATTTGCAATTTCACTGAAAGTGTAGGGATCAACGGTGTaatttaacccaaaaaaaaatagaggagagtTTTACCATAGGAGTTacaatttttttaagtatataacCATGTTGTTTTCAATTAAAACTGTTAAAAATTCAATCATATACTCTAGTTCTATGAAGTCTTTTATCTTCATATTCGAGAACTTCTTTGTATATCTAATAATATTAATGTTAATTGAGATTGAAGCAAAATATGTCAGCTGAAAAAACAATATGACTGTATATTTGTATGAAAAACTATGCAGAAATGTGACCAACCACTAGTGcagtactttttattttattatttatttatttatttattttatgctatatgaTTGGTAATGAATTCAGGTAGGAAAAATAATTTTGTTCTAGAAGGTATAAGTAGTAACCAACAAATAACATTTGGCATCACTGTAATTATCATTTTTCACTGAATAAAAGCATCCACCTAATCCATTTTCCTAACATGATTATCATATCTGACTTAGTACAATTAATTATAGATATTACAAATTGACTTAAAAGTATGatctttataatatttataagtgTGAGACAAATTTCACCTATTGAACTAGCTTTGATGTTATTTATCTTTTGActtgaaaacattttaaaagaatttaatttttatatactaaTTGTGTAATgtcatattattaaaaataattaatttttgattggatgatcaaataaatttttttacactctaaatgcatcaaaattaaatgtttttttaaaataaaaattaacaaaaaaaaaaagaagaaaaagaaagtaagggtTGCTATCATGGAAGAATTTAGGAGGATCCAATgaactaaactagttactagttCTGAAGCTTGCTTCACTGAAGGGGAATGCCTTGCCACTCTTTACGGTCAATTCCTTACAAGAATAGACTTTCATATTTTCAGCCATaattctctctctcacacacacactaagtattatatatataagtgaaaattcagggtgaagtcgacttcacgtgaagttgatacttcagagccgttagatgaaaatttagtcaaatcagttaaattatctaacagctctcaggtatcaacttcacgtgaagttcaCTGCACTTGAATttccaccatatatatatatatacacattgcACTTGAATCATCATTTCTTGTTGGTGTTTTTGGACTAAGCCTTACACATATATCTCTTGTGTGCATTTACCACCACTAAACAAGAAAAccaaaggagaaaaaggaaaatcaagtatatatacatatccatTAAGCCTAGTTGAACTTAGTGTGACCATTTTTGTGTTTGAGATGGTGACTTTGGGAGAGCTAAATGGTGAAGAGGAGGTTCCACTTGTCCTACATAACCCTTTGGTCTTGGAGATTAATGGTTTCCAAAACCAACTCATAGGTTCACAATACATATATCTATCTCTCTCATATTGTTTTCTATTATATGCTTCAGCATATGGTTCCTTTTGACTTTAATAATGTTGGCTTTTTAAGTCAATTAAGCACTGCAAatcaattttattaaaacttcaaAAGTTGGTAGAGAGATATTATATAATAGAAGGATTTAACTAACAATAGCACACATTGTTTGTTCATGAAAGGAATCATTAACTTCAATTATATAATAAATGAGTCACAACATAGGAAAatgaatatggtatgagaatttCATATCTCAGTGTGTATTCATCTATTAATATGATAACTAAGTTGTGAAACCATTGCAGAAAAGGGTAAGGAACTTGCAACTTGCCAGGGTGAAGTCAAGGCCTTAAGGGCAACTGAAGCTCTCAAGGATAAGGCCATAGAAGAGGTACTTTTAATgcttagtttatttatttattattgcttACACTATCAGtagattgaaacttaatttttcTCCAATTCCAGCTGAGAAATGAAGTTAGTAAACTGGATCAGAAACTTAGAACAACCGAGAATCATCTTAAGGACAAGGTACACTGATATAGTAATAGTATAGATTGTAACATAGATAGAAGCATGTCAAACAATGCTAAGTTCTAAAATCCATTTACTTCAAAATCTGTTCATGTGAAGAATCTAGAAATCAAGAAACTGACAGAAGAAAAGAAAGACGCCTTGGCTGCGCAATATGCAGCAGAAGCAGCTCTTAGAAGGGTACATTTAGATGAGAAGGATGATGATTATATTCCATTTGAGAGTGTGATCACTCCTCTTGAGGATGAGATCAAGTTGTATAAAAATGAGGTATGATTATATTGAAAAGTAGGAGAATTATATAAAATGATAGTCCTAACACCCATCTTTGCTTCAGATTAAAGCACTGCAAGAAGATAAGAAGGCATTGGAACGGCTCACAAAGTCGAAAGAGTCGGCATTGCTCGAAGCAGAGAGGATATTAAGAAGTGCACTAGAGAGGGCTCTAATAGTTGAGGAAGTACAGAATGAAAACTTTGATCTGAAGAGACAGATTGAGATTTGCCAGGCATGAGTTTCTATGATTCTTGTTCACAATTGGTTTCTATAGTGAAACTATTATGCTGTTCAATCAATTTTCATCTTACCATTGACAGGAGGAGAACAAAATCTTAGAGAAAACGCATCGCCAAAAGATCATGGAAGTTGAAAAGCTTAGCCAAACCATTCATGAACTTGAGGAGGTCATATTAGCTAGTGGAACAACTGCTAACGCCGTTCGAGACTATAAGCGACAGATTTCTGAACTGCAAGTAGGCATATGTTATGAATTCTTGCATTTTGAAACTTATGGTTGGTCTTTGTAGTAACATGATTTTGCACAAACTTTTCAGGAGGAGAAGAGGACATTGGAGAGGGAGCTAGCAAGAGTGAAAGTTTCAGCTAACAGAGTTGCAACTGTTGTGGCTAATGAGTGGAAGGATGAAAAGGATAAGGTCATGCCGGTCCGGCAATGGCTAGAAGAAAGGAGGATTATGCAGGTACATAACTATAATGAAAAAAAGATGCTGAAGAAAGCAGTTCAAATGAATCTTTTATCCTAAAACTTGGCCATTCAAGTATGAGCAAGAAATGTTTTATGATCAAGTATGCTGTTACATATGTAGGCCGAGATGCAACGATTGAAAGAAAAGCTAGCTATATCAGAGAGAACAGCAAAGGCAGAGTCACAATTGAAGGTAAAATTATATAGATTGATATAGATTATAGAAGCATCTGCATCAACTTATATTGTAGATATTGTTGTTTgttatttcattctttctttcttttcaggACAAACTAAAGCTGAGGTTGAAAACACTAGAAGAAGGCTTAAAACAGTTTGGTGAAtctccaaaaacagaaaagtctagCATCTTGAGTTTTTTAGCTACTAATAGTGGACTAAGAAGCAGATCCACATCACAACCAAGAGGATCTTCTGTTGGAAGCTCTTTGTTCCAGAAACCAAGCATGAAAAACAACACAGACATTGCTGCTGGGAACCTAGGACAAGGTGGAACTACAAAAAGGAAACACGGTTCTGCGGAAAACGTGTTGAAGAAAGGTATATGGGCAAGAAGTAAAGTTGGTGATAGTAGTGAAAAGGAAAATGAGATGCAGGTGAACAACACAGGAATGAACTTAGATAGCTGCAATAATGAGAGAGAAGCAGATGACTCCAAAACCAAGGATGATATGGTCTCAGGTTTTCTGTATGATAGGCTTCAAAAAGAGGTCATCAGTTTGAGGAAGTTTTGTGGAGTTAAAGAGAGTAGTTTGCAAACCAAAGATGAGGAAATAAAGGTACTAGTAACAGAGTTATTCAATCAATTTCTATATTTGTCTCTTACTCCAAACAAGTTTCTTTGAATTCTGTTATGAGATAAATAGGTATATGGCTTGCAGATGCTTACAAAGAAAGTCGATGCACTTACAAAGGCAATGGAAGTGGAGTGTAAGAAAATGAGAAGAGAAGCAGCTGTTAGAGAAAAGGAGGCTACACCAACAAAGTCAGAAATAAACAGAAGAAACAGAAGCTCAACTCCTCTCAAAGGTTCTGTAACATTTTAAGTTCTGATAACTGTTATAACTGTTTTAAGTACCTTAACATCGATACAAAATCACTGCAGGGCGATAAAGCGAGCGCTGAAGATTCTTTATCTAGAGAACAATGAAGGAGATTTATTGTCATGAGATTTTCATTTGTGTTGAAATAAACTCTCAATTGGAGAAAGAGAGTCAGGGATTTGAATGTACACACAGAAGGATTACTATGTCTTCCACTATATTTAGATAAATAATATTGATATTTGATTTTCTCTGACTGTGGAATGCTATATACAAGCCAAGTTTATCAAAAACATCGGCAAGAATATGAGCATACTTAATATGAAGAAAACAATTTCAGTTACATTTCTGCATTATGATGGTTGTGAAGAAAATTGTTCCCCAGTGATCTCAAGACTCATTCTATATAAATTCTAAACTGCATAGCCATAAGGATGTCTACCTATGTTCATCATGGATTATTACAATCTTTTATTTGAAAACAATTGAACACATGGAGATTCTACCAGTAATATCTCTAAAGCAATGAAAGTTAACAACTATTGGTTCTCCCTGCtgttacttttaaaaatttaaacaagtAAACATCCTTGATATTGTTTAGTAGATACATACAACCCAGAACCTCTCAGAAAATGTTGTAATACTAACTGCAAAAACTATACAACTATTCAATAGTTCTGCACTTCAGGAATAGTTGGTAAAGAAGGCAGCCATTTTCTGCAGCCTCGATATACAGGACTTTCCCGGACACGGTCGACACCACTTCTGATTTTTAACTTCTTTGGTCCACCTAAAAGCAGTGCCAATTGTTTTGTAGTCACCACAATCTTCACACTGCTTGTCCTCAGCTTTCTGTTGTCATTTGTTCTCACAAGATGGTAAATCTCCCCATCCTGCAGCTTCGAGCAAACCGTTATGTAATGTTTAGAATCAGCAGGGCTCATCTTTTCGACTGGCGCCGAGGCATCGACCTCTCTTCGTCTTTCTTCAACTAGAGGACCTCTTGTTTGCTTCTTTGGTTGAGAGTGACAAGCCATACAGTTTCCCATAGTGCTTTCTGCATGATGAAATGAACAAAAGCTCTCTCCCTTATATAAAGAGCTTTAGGTCAATTTTTTAGTTGAAGGTCTTCTTAACGTGCATGCCATCACACACAATTCATTCTTATTTTgacttctaatatatatatatatatatgagagctTCTTTAGATAAGATTTCAAGTTCTAAGTCCACTACTTcccaaatattattattaacagAAAGTCAGAAGCCCCTTTTGGCGTTGAAATCAGAAGCCCTTTCATACTTCATTCTTGAGATTAAAATATTTTGTCGTCTGtattttcaattaatatataaattgttCAAATACATCGATTTTCAATGTACAACTTTGTCCAAATTGATAGTTACTTTGTAAAAGAGGAGGTAAAAGAGTCCAAAATAATACGAAATTTGTCTTATTATATCTTTTGTAACTAAAATCTTTACAGTAAAGAACACTCATATTTTGCTAGCCACTACACTGTATAGTGTATACTAGAATCAGAACTTCATTTTtctctaataaatccaaaatTTATTTGAAAGATATTAATTTTCTAATCTACTAGTTCAAAATTTCTGCAAAAGGGATAGGAAAATGCATAAAAACTACTTGGCAAATGACTCCCTAAAATAACACCATCAATGGTGAGGGAGACACTGTTAGAACACCTAAAAAACCTTGAAGTTTCTAAGCAGCAACTATTTTAGTTGAACACCTAGACTGCAGCCATAACTTGACTGCTTTGTTTGTAGTAAAAAACCAGCCAGCCTTATGTGTAGCCTCATGGAATGGAGCATTAAGTTCCCTCAAATGTGATTCGAAGACACTTACCAAACCTTTATCTGCAAATTTGTGTTTCCCAAGCCCAGTATCAATTCCGAGTAATGGCGGAAGGTCCTCCCCGGATTCCAAAGCCTTCGACAAGTCATTAATCCAGAAACATAATGCAGTCAGAGCAGCTCCAAGTGAGAGTCTCTTTAGATGCAGATACCACATAGTTTGAGACCTGGACTGTATATCTGTATATATCCCAAGCCTCAGCCCCAGGTCTAGAAGATCACATGCTCTATCTGGTTTATTCAGGTTGACACAAAGATCAATTAGACTATTGCAAAAGGACTTCTTCGATTCAGCATCAACTGAGTTGAAAAGTTCACATGCTTCCCTTCTAAAATCTACTACATCACCCTTCTGCTCTTCCAACAAACATCTTACCACAGAACCGAGCTTCGGATTAGCCTTCTCAACACAATCTGTTAGCTTAACAAGTTCTTCTTTTGGGGTTTGGATCATGATATTCAGAAGAGTATCACAGAAGCGATCATCCGGAACGATCCCCAAACCCGAAAACTGATTAAGTATCTTGACAGCATCATCTATTCTCTTGGCTTTTCCATAGCACCTCACAAGCGATGTCAGAACAAAAATATTGGGCTGAATTCCATTATCAATCATTTCATTCAGTGTCTCTTCTGCCTCTGAAACTTTCCCAATGCAAGAGTACATGTCAATCAAGGATGAGAACGTAAAACTGTCAGGCCGACAAGCTGCAGAACTTTTCATGTCCTCGAAAATTTCAACAGCTTTATCTGTGTAGCCAACATCAGCACACATAGCTAAAAG harbors:
- the LOC112741326 gene encoding microtubule-associated protein 70-5 isoform X2, producing the protein MVTLGELNGEEEVPLVLHNPLVLEINGFQNQLIEKGKELATCQGEVKALRATEALKDKAIEELRNEVSKLDQKLRTTENHLKDKNLEIKKLTEEKKDALAAQYAAEAALRRVHLDEKDDDYIPFESVITPLEDEIKLYKNEIKALQEDKKALERLTKSKESALLEAERILRSALERALIVEEVQNENFDLKRQIEICQEENKILEKTHRQKIMEVEKLSQTIHELEEVILASGTTANAVRDYKRQISELQEEKRTLERELARVKVSANRVATVVANEWKDEKDKVMPVRQWLEERRIMQAEMQRLKEKLAISERTAKAESQLKDKLKLRLKTLEEGLKQFGESPKTEKSSILSFLATNSGLRSRSTSQPRGSSVGSSLFQKPSMKNNTDIAAGNLGQGGTTKRKHGSAENVLKKGIWARSKVGDSSEKENEMQVNNTGMNLDSCNNEREADDSKTKDDMVSGFLYDRLQKEVISLRKFCGVKESSLQTKDEEIKMLTKKVDALTKAMEVECKKMRREAAVREKEATPTKSEINRRNRSSTPLKGR
- the LOC112741326 gene encoding microtubule-associated protein 70-5 isoform X1; protein product: MVTLGELNGEEEVPLVLHNPLVLEINGFQNQLIEKGKELATCQGEVKALRATEALKDKAIEELRNEVSKLDQKLRTTENHLKDKNLEIKKLTEEKKDALAAQYAAEAALRRVHLDEKDDDYIPFESVITPLEDEIKLYKNEIKALQEDKKALERLTKSKESALLEAERILRSALERALIVEEVQNENFDLKRQIEICQEENKILEKTHRQKIMEVEKLSQTIHELEEVILASGTTANAVRDYKRQISELQEEKRTLERELARVKVSANRVATVVANEWKDEKDKVMPVRQWLEERRIMQAEMQRLKEKLAISERTAKAESQLKDKLKLRLKTLEEGLKQFGESPKTEKSSILSFLATNSGLRSRSTSQPRGSSVGSSLFQKPSMKNNTDIAAGNLGQGGTTKRKHGSAENVLKKGIWARSKVGDSSEKENEMQVNNTGMNLDSCNNEREADDSKTKDDMVSGFLYDRLQKEVISLRKFCGVKESSLQTKDEEIKVYGLQMLTKKVDALTKAMEVECKKMRREAAVREKEATPTKSEINRRNRSSTPLKGR